CACGGAGGTAAGGGCGTAGAAGAACCTCCTCCGCCGCCCCATGACGAAAAGCTCTACCGTGTTCATGCCAGCTCACATCAGCTACCAGTTAGGCCATCCTTAAGGAGCCCCCACCCAGCTATGACGTCATCACCGACGAATACGGGGACTTGAGTTATGTTGAAGGCCCCGGGGTATAGGATCCTGGCCAAGATCTTGACAGCTAAAGCCAACCTAGGGCCTGGACGCGATAAAACGTCCTCCGCAACCCCCCCGACAACGTAGACCCTCCCATCCCTGACGGCCCTCACGCTTTCCCAGCCAGGTCTCGAAGCAATTCTCGACACTAAGTCTTGATAGCTTCCGAAAGCCCCGTAGTTGTAGCTTATAATGATGACCGAGGGGTTCAAGCTAATCACAGACTCAGGGCTAGCCGTAAACCATGTCATCGACGTGTTGGCGAAGACATTAACCCCGCCAGCATACTCCACAATACTGCTCTGGAAGGCGTTGCCGCCTAAAGTCCAGTAGTCGGGGAACACCTCCCAATACACGCTTAACCTGCCCGCACCTGTCCTATTCAGGTACTCGCACACGGCCATGTACGTGGCGACCATCTCGCTCATCGAGCTGTCGACGAGCTTCAGGGCCTCGTCAACCCTGTTCACCACAAACCCAAGAGCCAGTACGGCATTGTAGACGTCGCTTACATCATCGACTCGGACCACATAGACGGTGAAGCCTAAGTCCGAAAGGGTTTTAATGTACTTCTCGAGCTGCGTGGAGTACGCTATGAAGATCACGTCAGGCCTTAAGCTAGCCACCAACTCCACGTTCAGACTGAAGGCATCGCCCACCACCTTGACGGACCCGTTGCCGATTAAATCACTGAGCACCGGGGGGTAATTTGAAAACCTGTCAACACCGACAACCCTGTTGCCGACGCCGAGAGCGAAAAGCACCTCAGTCAACGCAGGACCTACGGAAATCAGCCTCACCGGCTCGTACTTAATGACGACTGTCCTTCCGACACTATCGGTGACCATGAACGGGTATTTGACCCCTTTCAACCTCCCGCTCAACTCCTCATACTTGACACTCAACCCCCCAACAAGATCCCTCAGGGTCTTAAACTCAGCGCTAAGCAGACTAACACCACTCCGAAGCTCTGAAACATCCGCCTGCACACTGCTTAACACGTCGGCTTGGCGTGAGAGAAGCCCCCTAACTTCACTCATCAAAGAGTAACTGTACGCAACGGATATAACGCTGAGCAACACGGCCACCGCAAGAAGCGCAACGTAAGCCTTAGGCACTTCCATATTGGATACCCTATCCAATAAATTCAACTAAGTTTTTAAGCTTTTCCAAGAGCTCAACATTCAATGAGGTTCGTATCGATCGACACGCCCCTCATCTTGTGGCGCCTCTGACCAACTCCCTCAGCCCCCTACCCAGGCGTCCGCATGCAGCAAGCACCGCTTAAACTTAAGACAGGTTCAGGAGGACTTCCCCACAACGTTGAACCCGTGGGGGAAGACTCAGCTGCGGGCCTGGGTCGTCCTGAGTAGGTGGGGTCGATGACACGTGCCCCAATGAAACAGGACCCTGAGGCCCGTGAAGCCGAAGGGTGAAGCGGTGGGCGTCGGGGGAGTGTGATAGGCCGGGTCTGGAGTGCATGATGCCTGCCGGACTGAAGGTCGCTAGCGGGGGGCTTGAACATGTGAGGAAATCGATAGAGGGGTTAGGTCTGAAGACGGGTGTAGGGGGCGCGGCTAGTCAATGCTTAATTTACAGCAAGACTTAGAGTATTGGGTAGTGATTTAATGTCGTGCGGTCTCTACGTGATAACAGGCCCTATGTTTGCAGGCAAGACTACCGAGCTCCTCAGGATCCTAAATAAGTACAGGATAGCCGGGTATAGGGCGTTGCTAGTCAAGCCCAGCATTGACAGAAGGTACTCAGATAGGGAGGTAGTCAGCCACGACGGCATAAGAATGGAGGCCCTGGCGGTGGAGCCCTCCCTAAGCGGTTTGATGGGGATTTCCGAGGTTCTCCACCACAACGACGTGGTGGGTTTCGATGAGTTCCAGTTCTTCGAATATAGTAGGGGGTTAGTGGACTTCATCCTGAGGTTAAGTGTCGAGAGGCTGGTTTACGTGGCGTCGCTCAACCTGGACTTCAGGGGTGAGCCATGGGAGGTCGTTAAGGAGCTCCTGCCATACGCGGACGAGGTCCAAACACTCTACGCTGTATGCACGTACGTAGATTCTGAGACGGGAAGGAAGTGCGGCAGACCCGCGAGCAGGACGCAGAGGCTAATCGACGGCAGGCCTGCACCCTACGACAGTCCGAGGATATTGGTGGGTGGTAAGGAGAGTTATGAGGCCAGGTGCAGGAGGCATCACTTCATAGTTAAGTAGTGATGTCGGTGTTGCCTGCTGCGGGGTAGCACTAGCCTCGGGTGAGGTCGCCTTAAGCGAGGTACTGGTGGTTGGAGCCGGACCCGGCGGACTGCTGTCCTCATACGCCCTCCTCAGGAAGGGCTTCAGGACTGAAGTTCATGAAGAACACGATAGAGTAGGTCTTCCGAGACACTGTAGCGGGCTTGTCAGTGAGTATGTCGTCAGGACGCTGGGCTCTCTCGCCAAACCCCACGTTCTGAGTAAATTCAACGAATACAGGGTGAGGACGCTCGAGGACGGGCTCATCCACGACGCTTCGACGTTAAGGTTCAGGGAGCCCGTATACTTGGTGGACAGAGTTGAGTTCGAGGCCTCGCTGAGCGAGGTCGTTGAGAGTTGCGGCGGCAGGCTGGTCCTCAGATCCCGCATTACCGACTTGAACACGGAGCAAGCCGCCGTGAAGACTAGGCAGGGCTGGCGGAGGGGCGACCTGCTGATCATCAGCGAAGGCGCTGCGAGGAGTCTGGTCAGCGAGGCCGGACTGTGCGTCGGGGGGAAATCGTTGGTAGGACCTCAGGCCTTAGTCAGGTTAGGCAGGGCCCCCGAGACCGTTGAAGTGATGGTCTCCCCAATCTTTGGTTCAGAAGGCTTTGGGTGGGTGATCCCCGTTGACGACAGGCGGGCGATAGTCGGCCTGCTGACGAGCTCCAGAATGGCTGGCAACATGCTCAGGTATCTCATACGCAAGATCGCCAGACATTCGTACGAGGCAGTTGTTGAGAGGTTTTTCGGAGGGACCGTCCCCGCCGACAGGCCCTGCAAGAATCTCGTCAGCAGGAAGTACTTGGTGGTGGGGGACGCCGCATCGCTCACCAAACCAATAACTAAGGGCGGGCTGTACCCGTTGGTCGAGGAGGTGCGGGCCCTAGGCGACTCAGTAAGGAGCGATGGTCTCAACGTCGACGTATTCAACTTCAGGTACCGCGGGATCCTAAGACTCATCAACTCCCAGCACAGGATGCTGGACGTGATTTGCAGGCTGGGGGGTTACTATAAGCTGGTTAAGTCAATAACCAGGCCAGGGCTGAAGGACCTCAGACTGCTGAATTACGATAAACTACTGCCGGACCCCTCCAGCCTCCTGCCCGCGTATACCCTGAAGAAACTTCTAGGTTTGCCGGATTATTGAACAGCCTACGATGGCATCATCCCTCAAGCCCTCCTTCTTAAGAGCCTTCCAGGCCTCGCTCGCGTTAGCTCCCCGTCCCTAATCACTAACCCCCCGTTGATTATCAAGTACTCGACGCCTGAGGAGTGCGTGCAGGGATCCTCGTACGTAGCCCTATCTTTTATCGTGTTGTGGCTGAATATTACTAGGTCTGCTTTGAGTCCTGGCCTGATTAAGCCCCTGTCCCACAGCCCCAGCTTCCTCGCAGGGAGTGAGGTCATCTTCCTGATGGCTTCCGCTAGACTGAGGGTCTTGGTCTCCCTCACATACTTAGCGATGACCCTTGGGAAGGTGCCGTAGCTCCTCGGGTGCGGCATGCTGTTGCCTGGCTTGTGCACAGCGCCGTCACTCCCTATTGCCACGAGGGGGTGGGCCACCGCCCTGGACACGTCGTCCTCACTCATCGTGTGAATGATCACCCTAGTGGAGCCCCCGTCACCCACCAACAGCTTAGCTATAGTCTGAACGGGGTCCGCATCCCACATCCTGGAGACCTCCTCTATACTCCTACCCAACACCTCAGGATGACTGCCTGAATACGATATCCTTATCTTATCCCAGTCAGTGTGCCCCTCTTCAGGGATGCCGTACCTGTTCAGCTCCTTCTGCAACACTTCTAGAGTGGTGGGGTTGCTTAGTCTTTGTACCATCTTACCCAGGCCTCCGTCCCTAACCCACGAAGGTAGCAACGCCTCCAACCCTGTTGAGCTGGCTGCATACGGGTAGGCATCAGCGCTGATATCGTAACCCCTCCCAGCATACTCCTCTATAATGCTTAAGACCTTCTCAACACCACCCCAAGCCGGCGTGCCGGCCGCCTTCACGTGAGAGATCTCAAGACTGACGCCGCTCCTCAAACCCACCTCCACGGCCTCAATGACTGCATCCATAAGCCCGACGCCCTCGTTCCTCATGTGTGT
This portion of the Zestosphaera sp. genome encodes:
- a CDS encoding ABC transporter substrate-binding protein encodes the protein MEVPKAYVALLAVAVLLSVISVAYSYSLMSEVRGLLSRQADVLSSVQADVSELRSGVSLLSAEFKTLRDLVGGLSVKYEELSGRLKGVKYPFMVTDSVGRTVVIKYEPVRLISVGPALTEVLFALGVGNRVVGVDRFSNYPPVLSDLIGNGSVKVVGDAFSLNVELVASLRPDVIFIAYSTQLEKYIKTLSDLGFTVYVVRVDDVSDVYNAVLALGFVVNRVDEALKLVDSSMSEMVATYMAVCEYLNRTGAGRLSVYWEVFPDYWTLGGNAFQSSIVEYAGGVNVFANTSMTWFTASPESVISLNPSVIIISYNYGAFGSYQDLVSRIASRPGWESVRAVRDGRVYVVGGVAEDVLSRPGPRLALAVKILARILYPGAFNITQVPVFVGDDVIAGWGLLKDGLTGS
- a CDS encoding thymidine kinase, whose product is MSCGLYVITGPMFAGKTTELLRILNKYRIAGYRALLVKPSIDRRYSDREVVSHDGIRMEALAVEPSLSGLMGISEVLHHNDVVGFDEFQFFEYSRGLVDFILRLSVERLVYVASLNLDFRGEPWEVVKELLPYADEVQTLYAVCTYVDSETGRKCGRPASRTQRLIDGRPAPYDSPRILVGGKESYEARCRRHHFIVK
- a CDS encoding NAD(P)/FAD-dependent oxidoreductase: MVGAGPGGLLSSYALLRKGFRTEVHEEHDRVGLPRHCSGLVSEYVVRTLGSLAKPHVLSKFNEYRVRTLEDGLIHDASTLRFREPVYLVDRVEFEASLSEVVESCGGRLVLRSRITDLNTEQAAVKTRQGWRRGDLLIISEGAARSLVSEAGLCVGGKSLVGPQALVRLGRAPETVEVMVSPIFGSEGFGWVIPVDDRRAIVGLLTSSRMAGNMLRYLIRKIARHSYEAVVERFFGGTVPADRPCKNLVSRKYLVVGDAASLTKPITKGGLYPLVEEVRALGDSVRSDGLNVDVFNFRYRGILRLINSQHRMLDVICRLGGYYKLVKSITRPGLKDLRLLNYDKLLPDPSSLLPAYTLKKLLGLPDY
- a CDS encoding D-aminoacylase; the protein is MSDYDLIVRGGVVVDGSGAPPFRKDIGVIGDTIVKIGDLSGRAAEEVVDAEGLAVAPGFVDIHNHSDGDLFLLPTADNYVTQGVTTVVVGNCGYSLAPLTERNREFMELSEAEFVREFGRIPWRSFREYLDLLDGLEKSLNVATLVGHGTVRGAVLGTEDVRPSEKQLGEMRELVEEALRDGAFGMSSGLIYVPGVFSEISELAELAKAVAAYGGVYATHMRNEGVGLMDAVIEAVEVGLRSGVSLEISHVKAAGTPAWGGVEKVLSIIEEYAGRGYDISADAYPYAASSTGLEALLPSWVRDGGLGKMVQRLSNPTTLEVLQKELNRYGIPEEGHTDWDKIRISYSGSHPEVLGRSIEEVSRMWDADPVQTIAKLLVGDGGSTRVIIHTMSEDDVSRAVAHPLVAIGSDGAVHKPGNSMPHPRSYGTFPRVIAKYVRETKTLSLAEAIRKMTSLPARKLGLWDRGLIRPGLKADLVIFSHNTIKDRATYEDPCTHSSGVEYLIINGGLVIRDGELTRARPGRLLRRRA